The following proteins are encoded in a genomic region of Pseudoxanthomonas suwonensis 11-1:
- a CDS encoding FliH/SctL family protein, whose translation MTGAVRWLAPELQVATPPAPEPATLVEDAPIPVPPTLEEIQAIQDAAREEGYAAGLAQGHQEGFAQGQAEVRRLTAQIEGILDNFTRPLARLEDEVTAALGDLAVRIAGSLVGRAYQADPALLSELVSEALDAVGGASREVEVRLHPDDIGALAPMLALVSEARLVPDPSLGRGDLRVHAEAVRIDGTLQARLRGALESVIHKAGAGA comes from the coding sequence ATGACTGGCGCCGTGCGCTGGCTGGCCCCGGAGCTGCAGGTGGCGACGCCGCCTGCGCCGGAACCGGCCACCCTGGTCGAGGATGCACCCATCCCGGTGCCGCCGACCCTGGAGGAGATCCAGGCCATCCAGGACGCCGCGCGCGAAGAAGGCTATGCCGCCGGGCTGGCCCAGGGCCACCAGGAAGGCTTCGCCCAGGGCCAGGCCGAGGTCCGCCGCCTGACCGCCCAGATCGAGGGCATCCTCGACAACTTCACCCGCCCCCTCGCCCGCCTCGAGGACGAGGTCACCGCCGCCCTCGGCGACCTGGCCGTGCGCATCGCCGGCAGCCTGGTCGGACGCGCCTACCAGGCCGACCCTGCGTTGCTGTCGGAGCTGGTGTCCGAGGCCCTGGACGCGGTCGGCGGCGCCAGCCGCGAGGTCGAGGTGCGCCTGCATCCGGACGACATCGGCGCGCTGGCACCGATGCTGGCGCTGGTATCCGAAGCACGCCTGGTGCCCGACCCGAGCCTGGGCCGTGGTGACCTGCGCGTGCACGCCGAGGCGGTCCGCATCGACGGCACCCTCCAGGCGCGCCTGCGCGGCGCGCTGGAAAGCGTGATCCACAAGGCCGGAGCCGGCGCATGA
- the rpoN gene encoding RNA polymerase factor sigma-54, with product MKAIQSAQLGQQLNLTPQLLQSIRLLQLNAQQLQLEVNRALELNPMLELEEEAQAEAQAPAAGDVAPGEAAAVETAAFDELPEPSMWDVPGASWSGEGEDRMQRIADSGSSDPCVRVLEALSLELDPAQLEIAAFWLEHCDDAGYLDGDHAALLLRATARFDVAAERIEAIRHRLLHGEPAGLAARDAGECLQAQLAALPSPCPGRHLASRILESCVDALAAHDHAAIAARLQVEEADVAEAVRLILSLQPRPLHGAMEADDGYIVPDVVAWHADGQWRVALNPATAPRLAINAGYERALAQSGDGEGAGALRELLQEARWLTRGLSMRYDTLLRTTKVLVERQAAFLVQGEEAMAPLTLKEVADEIGMHESTVSRITSGKYIQTPRGTFELKHFFAVRLEGANVSGAAVRAMVRRLIESEPAGRPLADDAIAALLARQGVHIARRTVAKYREQLSIPTARERRRAAPAATLARAG from the coding sequence ATGAAGGCCATCCAGTCCGCCCAGCTCGGCCAGCAGCTGAACCTGACGCCGCAGTTGCTGCAGTCGATCCGGCTGCTGCAGCTCAACGCGCAGCAGCTGCAGCTCGAGGTGAACCGCGCGCTCGAACTCAATCCTATGCTGGAACTGGAGGAGGAGGCCCAGGCCGAAGCCCAGGCGCCCGCCGCCGGTGACGTGGCCCCCGGGGAAGCGGCCGCCGTCGAGACCGCGGCCTTCGACGAGCTGCCCGAACCTTCGATGTGGGACGTGCCCGGCGCCAGCTGGAGCGGCGAAGGCGAGGACCGCATGCAGCGGATCGCCGACAGTGGTTCCAGTGACCCCTGCGTGCGCGTGCTAGAGGCCCTGTCCCTGGAACTGGACCCGGCGCAGCTGGAGATCGCCGCCTTTTGGCTGGAGCATTGCGACGACGCCGGCTACCTGGACGGCGACCACGCCGCCCTGCTGCTACGCGCCACCGCCCGCTTCGATGTCGCCGCCGAGCGCATCGAGGCCATCCGCCACCGCCTGCTGCACGGCGAACCCGCCGGCCTGGCCGCGCGCGATGCCGGCGAATGCCTGCAGGCGCAGCTGGCCGCCCTGCCCTCGCCCTGCCCGGGCCGCCACCTGGCGTCGCGGATCCTGGAGTCCTGCGTGGATGCGCTGGCCGCCCACGACCATGCCGCGATCGCCGCGCGCCTGCAGGTCGAAGAGGCCGACGTCGCCGAGGCGGTTCGCCTGATCCTTTCGCTGCAGCCGCGCCCGCTGCACGGGGCCATGGAAGCCGACGACGGCTACATCGTCCCGGACGTGGTGGCCTGGCACGCCGACGGCCAGTGGCGCGTCGCACTGAACCCGGCGACCGCACCGCGCCTGGCGATCAACGCCGGCTACGAACGCGCCCTGGCCCAGTCCGGTGACGGCGAAGGCGCCGGCGCCCTGCGCGAGCTGCTGCAGGAGGCCCGCTGGCTGACCCGCGGCCTGTCCATGCGCTACGACACCCTGCTGCGTACCACGAAGGTGCTGGTCGAGCGCCAGGCCGCGTTCCTGGTCCAGGGCGAGGAGGCCATGGCCCCGCTGACCCTCAAGGAAGTGGCCGACGAGATCGGCATGCACGAGTCCACCGTCTCGCGCATCACCAGCGGCAAGTACATCCAGACCCCGCGCGGTACCTTCGAGCTCAAGCACTTCTTCGCCGTCCGCCTGGAGGGCGCCAACGTCTCCGGCGCCGCCGTGCGGGCGATGGTGCGGCGCCTGATCGAATCCGAACCGGCCGGCCGGCCGCTGGCCGACGACGCCATCGCCGCGTTGCTGGCCCGCCAGGGCGTGCATATCGCGCGCCGGACGGTCGCAAAGTATCGTGAGCAGCTGTCCATCCCCACCGCCCGCGAACGCCGGCGCGCCGCCCCCGCGGCCACACTGGCCCGCGCGGGCTGA
- the fliF gene encoding flagellar basal-body MS-ring/collar protein FliF, whose amino-acid sequence MAMTLSKDSFNREQATEKAASAVVKLQEMQLGRKFGTLLAIALAVAAGLYIFFWSQKPAYTPLYTGLDPKATAEATDLLRAAQIPFRIDQATSAISVPEENLHDARLKLAGSGLTESGRLGFELMERDPGFGVSQFVENARYQHALETELVRTISTLRPVRDARVHLAIPKPSAFTRAREAASASVVLELRSGAVLERNQVDAIVHLVSSSIPDLAPERVTVVDQNGRMISRNGNDSASELSAVQFEQVRRQETSYNQRIRELLEPLTGSGRVNAEVTVDMDFSVTEEARELFNAEPQKLRSEQVSENTTAGEGPQGIPGATSNTPPGAVAQQNADGTPAPGTVATATAAGNSSRSATRNFELDRTLQHTRQPAGRIRRVTAAVLVDHVPRAGGDGKVALQPLSEQELARVQELVRQAVGFDPARGDVVSVVNAPFVREDAPAAEPLKWWEDPRMRDIARVLAGALVVLALLFGVLRPSLRQIASPAGAKKSGSGEASDEPATAEVSLVEDDLDIPALAGDTAQLGLQAPGAPMALPSSNSYEDRLRNAREAVRADSKRVAQVVKDWLGNEAA is encoded by the coding sequence ATGGCAATGACCCTTTCCAAGGACAGCTTCAACCGCGAACAGGCCACCGAGAAGGCGGCCTCGGCGGTGGTCAAGCTGCAGGAGATGCAGCTGGGCCGGAAGTTCGGGACCCTGCTGGCGATCGCGCTGGCGGTCGCCGCCGGCCTGTACATCTTCTTCTGGTCGCAGAAGCCGGCCTATACCCCGCTCTATACCGGCCTGGATCCCAAGGCCACGGCCGAGGCCACCGACCTGCTGCGCGCGGCGCAGATCCCCTTCCGGATCGACCAGGCCACCAGCGCGATCTCGGTGCCGGAGGAGAACCTGCACGACGCGCGCCTCAAGCTGGCCGGCTCCGGCCTGACCGAGAGCGGCCGCCTGGGCTTCGAGCTGATGGAGCGCGACCCGGGCTTCGGCGTCAGCCAGTTCGTCGAGAACGCGCGCTACCAGCATGCGCTGGAGACCGAGCTGGTCCGCACCATCTCCACCCTGCGCCCGGTGCGCGACGCCCGCGTCCACCTCGCCATCCCCAAGCCTTCCGCCTTCACCCGCGCACGCGAGGCCGCCTCGGCCTCGGTGGTGCTGGAGCTGCGTTCCGGCGCGGTGCTGGAGCGCAACCAGGTAGACGCCATCGTCCACCTGGTCTCCTCCTCGATCCCGGACCTGGCCCCGGAGCGGGTCACCGTGGTCGACCAGAACGGCCGCATGATCAGCCGCAACGGCAACGACAGCGCCTCCGAGCTCAGCGCGGTCCAGTTCGAGCAGGTTCGCCGCCAGGAGACCTCCTACAACCAGCGCATCCGCGAACTGCTCGAGCCGCTGACCGGCAGCGGCCGGGTCAACGCCGAGGTCACCGTGGACATGGACTTCTCGGTCACCGAGGAGGCCCGCGAGCTGTTCAACGCCGAGCCGCAGAAGCTGCGCAGCGAGCAGGTCAGCGAGAACACGACCGCCGGCGAAGGCCCGCAGGGCATCCCCGGCGCCACCAGCAACACCCCACCGGGCGCGGTCGCGCAGCAGAACGCCGACGGCACCCCGGCGCCGGGTACGGTGGCGACCGCCACCGCCGCCGGCAACAGCTCCCGCAGCGCCACCCGCAACTTCGAGCTGGACCGCACCCTGCAGCACACCCGCCAGCCGGCCGGCCGCATCCGCCGCGTCACCGCCGCGGTGCTGGTCGACCACGTGCCGCGCGCCGGTGGCGACGGCAAGGTCGCGCTGCAGCCGCTGTCCGAGCAGGAGCTGGCGCGGGTGCAGGAACTGGTGCGCCAGGCGGTGGGCTTCGACCCGGCGCGCGGCGACGTGGTCTCGGTGGTCAACGCACCGTTCGTGCGCGAGGACGCCCCGGCGGCCGAGCCGCTGAAGTGGTGGGAGGACCCGCGCATGCGCGATATCGCCCGCGTGCTGGCCGGCGCCCTGGTGGTCCTGGCCCTGCTGTTCGGCGTGCTGCGCCCGAGCCTGCGCCAGATCGCCTCGCCGGCCGGCGCGAAGAAAAGCGGATCCGGGGAAGCCAGCGACGAGCCGGCGACCGCCGAGGTCTCGCTGGTGGAGGACGACCTGGACATCCCGGCGCTGGCCGGGGACACCGCCCAGCTGGGCCTGCAGGCGCCGGGCGCGCCGATGGCCCTGCCCTCCTCGAATTCTTACGAGGACCGCCTGCGCAACGCGCGCGAGGCCGTCCGTGCCGACTCCAAGCGGGTCGCCCAGGTGGTGAAGGACTGGTTGGGAAATGAAGCAGCCTAG
- the fliG gene encoding flagellar motor switch protein FliG, with product MTGVQRAAVLLLSLGEADAAEVLKHMSAKEVQKLGLAMATMSGISREQVVDVMDQFENALERQTSLGVGADDYIRNVLIQALGADKAGSLIDRILLGRNTTGLDTLKWMDPRAVADLVRNEHPQICAIVLSHLDPDQAAEALKFLPERVRADVLLRIATLDGIPPNALNELNEIMERQFAGNQNLKSSSIGGVKVAANILNFLETGQDQSILGEIGKVDTELCQRIQDLMFVFDDLVELDDRELQTLLREVSGERLGIALRGADVKVREKITRNMSQRAAEILLEDMEARGPVRLADVEAAQKEIMTIVRRLADEGVITLSNGAGEELV from the coding sequence CTGACCGGCGTGCAGCGCGCCGCCGTGCTGCTGCTGTCGCTGGGCGAGGCCGACGCGGCCGAGGTGCTCAAGCACATGAGCGCCAAGGAAGTGCAGAAGCTCGGCCTGGCCATGGCCACCATGAGCGGCATCAGCCGCGAGCAGGTGGTGGACGTGATGGACCAGTTCGAGAACGCGCTCGAGCGCCAGACCTCGCTGGGCGTCGGTGCCGACGACTACATCCGCAACGTGCTGATCCAGGCCCTCGGCGCGGACAAGGCCGGCAGCCTGATCGACCGCATCCTGCTGGGCCGCAACACCACCGGCCTGGACACGCTCAAGTGGATGGACCCGCGCGCGGTCGCCGACCTGGTGCGCAACGAGCACCCGCAGATCTGCGCGATCGTCCTGTCCCACCTGGACCCGGACCAGGCCGCCGAGGCGTTGAAGTTCCTGCCCGAGCGCGTGCGCGCCGACGTGCTGCTGCGCATCGCCACCCTCGACGGCATCCCGCCGAACGCGCTCAACGAGCTCAACGAGATCATGGAGCGCCAGTTCGCCGGCAACCAGAACCTCAAGTCCTCCAGCATCGGCGGGGTCAAGGTCGCGGCCAACATCCTCAACTTCCTCGAGACCGGGCAGGACCAGTCCATCCTCGGCGAGATCGGCAAGGTCGACACCGAGCTGTGCCAGCGCATCCAGGACCTGATGTTCGTGTTCGACGACCTGGTCGAGCTGGACGACCGCGAACTGCAGACCCTGCTGCGCGAGGTCTCCGGCGAGCGCCTGGGCATCGCCCTGCGCGGCGCCGACGTCAAGGTGCGCGAGAAGATCACCCGCAACATGTCCCAGCGCGCCGCCGAGATCCTGCTGGAGGACATGGAGGCCCGCGGCCCGGTCCGCCTGGCCGACGTGGAGGCCGCGCAGAAGGAGATCATGACCATCGTCCGCCGCCTGGCCGATGAGGGCGTGATCACCCTCAGCAACGGCGCCGGCGAGGAGCTGGTATGA
- a CDS encoding response regulator, producing the protein MRKIRVLLVDDHEGFINAAMRHFRKLEWLDVAGTAGNGLEAIERSEALRPDVVLMDLAMPEMGGLQATRLIKAQDEPPFIVIASHFDDAEHREHATRAGADGFVSKLSYLQEVVPILERLAGVQAS; encoded by the coding sequence ATGCGCAAGATCCGCGTCCTGCTGGTCGACGACCACGAGGGATTCATCAACGCCGCCATGCGCCACTTCCGCAAGCTGGAGTGGCTGGACGTGGCCGGCACCGCCGGCAACGGGCTGGAGGCTATCGAACGTTCCGAGGCGCTGCGTCCCGACGTGGTGCTGATGGACCTGGCCATGCCCGAGATGGGCGGCCTGCAGGCGACCCGCCTGATCAAGGCGCAGGACGAGCCGCCCTTCATCGTCATCGCCAGCCATTTCGACGACGCCGAGCACCGCGAGCACGCCACCCGTGCCGGTGCCGACGGCTTCGTCAGCAAGCTGTCCTACCTCCAGGAAGTGGTCCCGATCCTGGAGCGCCTTGCCGGAGTCCAAGCGTCATGA
- the fliI gene encoding flagellar protein export ATPase FliI, with product MSPAPANGQAPALGGAVPADWLSARNLRLSMRLGGIALDPAAGRGLIREGILRRAVGLTLEATGCEAPMGATCKVEVADGGWVEAEVVGFAGDRTSLMPSAELHGLLPNARVVPVRRRGGVEVGEGLLGRVIDSDGVPLDGKGPVRAEGSVGMAGVAINPLAREPIIQPLDVGVRAINALLPIGRGQRVGLFAGSGVGKSTLLGMMTRFTSADVIVVGLIGERGREVRDFVETTLGEEGLRRAVVVAAPADRPPLARLHGAYRATAIAEWFRDQGLNVLLLMDSLTRFAQAQREIGLSVGEPPTTRGYPPSVFAKLPALVERAGNGAAGRGSITAFYTVLTEGDDPQDPIADAARAILDGHILLSRRIADAGLYPAIDVESSVSRVVQDIADETWRERIRALKRLVAAYNANRDLIAIGAYQRGNDPVVDEALARWPEIMEFLGQDVLRSADLQQSRQALDDVLHLKENAA from the coding sequence ATGAGTCCCGCTCCCGCCAACGGCCAGGCCCCGGCGCTCGGAGGCGCCGTTCCCGCCGACTGGCTGTCCGCGCGCAACCTGCGCCTGTCCATGCGCCTGGGCGGCATCGCCCTGGACCCGGCCGCCGGACGCGGCCTGATCCGCGAAGGCATCCTCCGCCGCGCCGTCGGCCTGACCCTGGAAGCCACCGGCTGCGAGGCGCCGATGGGCGCCACCTGCAAGGTGGAAGTGGCCGATGGCGGCTGGGTCGAAGCCGAGGTCGTGGGCTTCGCCGGCGACCGCACCTCGCTGATGCCCAGCGCCGAATTGCACGGCCTGCTGCCCAACGCCCGGGTGGTGCCGGTGCGCCGCCGCGGCGGCGTCGAGGTCGGCGAAGGCCTGCTCGGCCGGGTCATCGACTCCGACGGCGTGCCGCTGGACGGCAAGGGCCCGGTCCGCGCCGAAGGCAGCGTCGGCATGGCCGGAGTCGCAATAAACCCGCTGGCGCGCGAACCGATCATCCAGCCGCTGGACGTCGGCGTGCGCGCGATCAACGCCCTGCTGCCGATCGGCCGCGGCCAGCGCGTCGGCCTGTTCGCCGGTTCCGGCGTCGGCAAGTCGACCCTGCTGGGCATGATGACCCGCTTCACCTCGGCCGACGTGATCGTCGTGGGCCTGATCGGCGAGCGTGGCCGCGAAGTGCGCGATTTCGTCGAGACCACCCTGGGCGAGGAAGGGCTGCGCCGCGCCGTGGTCGTGGCCGCCCCCGCCGACCGACCGCCGCTGGCGCGACTGCACGGTGCCTACCGCGCCACCGCCATCGCCGAGTGGTTCCGCGACCAGGGCCTGAACGTGCTGCTGCTGATGGACTCGCTGACCCGCTTCGCCCAGGCCCAGCGCGAGATCGGCCTGTCGGTGGGCGAGCCGCCGACCACCCGCGGTTACCCGCCGAGCGTGTTCGCCAAGCTGCCGGCCCTGGTCGAGCGCGCCGGCAACGGTGCGGCAGGTCGCGGCTCGATCACCGCCTTCTATACGGTGCTGACCGAGGGCGACGATCCGCAGGACCCGATCGCCGACGCCGCCCGCGCCATCCTCGACGGCCACATCCTGCTGTCGCGCCGGATCGCCGACGCCGGCCTGTACCCGGCCATCGACGTCGAATCCTCGGTCAGCCGCGTGGTCCAGGACATCGCCGACGAGACCTGGCGCGAGCGCATCCGCGCGCTCAAGCGCCTGGTCGCTGCCTACAACGCCAACCGCGACCTGATCGCCATCGGCGCCTACCAGCGCGGCAACGACCCGGTGGTTGACGAGGCCCTGGCGCGTTGGCCGGAGATCATGGAGTTCCTGGGCCAGGACGTGCTGCGCTCGGCCGACCTGCAGCAGAGCCGCCAGGCCCTGGATGACGTGCTGCACCTGAAGGAGAACGCCGCATGA
- the fliE gene encoding flagellar hook-basal body complex protein FliE: protein MTDSISSVLSQIRAYQGQLGQAAARAGDVARSDALQGLGGMQAPGATQGTAAPSFTQTLARALEGVNAAQAKAGELQTAFERGDPGADLARVMIASQQSQVAFRATVEVRNRLVQAYQDVMNMPL from the coding sequence ATGACCGACTCGATCAGCTCCGTCCTGTCGCAGATCCGCGCCTACCAGGGCCAGCTCGGCCAGGCGGCCGCGCGTGCGGGCGACGTGGCGCGCAGCGACGCGCTCCAGGGACTGGGCGGCATGCAGGCACCGGGCGCGACCCAGGGCACGGCCGCGCCGAGTTTCACCCAGACCCTGGCCCGCGCCCTGGAAGGCGTCAACGCCGCCCAGGCCAAGGCCGGCGAGCTGCAGACCGCGTTCGAGCGTGGTGATCCGGGCGCGGACCTGGCCCGGGTGATGATCGCCTCGCAGCAGTCGCAGGTGGCCTTCCGCGCCACCGTCGAGGTCCGCAACCGACTGGTACAGGCGTACCAGGACGTCATGAACATGCCGCTGTGA
- a CDS encoding sigma-54 dependent transcriptional regulator, with protein MSESRILVIDSQATRAEHLCGLLEFMDLNPRWASCPGDVSTSRQRPTDWMAVVVGSLDDAAAARDFFNWLGAAPVPPPVLLLEGDTAGFAATHGLHEAGVWPLESPIRHAQLEACLRRASLKRLDAEQQGTGADDGPTGTSPAVQRLRRMIGQVAPFDTTVLVLGESGTGKEVVARTIHQQSARRDGPFVAINCGAIPPELLESELFGHEKGAFTGALSARKGRFEMAEGGTLLLDEIGDMSLPMQVKLLRVLQERSFERVGGNQTIKCNVRVIAATHRNLEDRIAEGQFREDLFYRLNVFPIEMPALRERTDDLPALVATIAGQLARSGRGEIRFADAALAALAGYAWPGNVRELTNLVERLAVLNPGGLVRLDDLPARYRAHVPAGVEPVLKAPAQAVVATAVPPPAQAAAPSPAAANDANELPEDGLDLREHMAQIELKLIRAALDRTQGVVAHAAQLLGLRRTTLVEKLRKYGIDREHAEQLAS; from the coding sequence ATGAGCGAATCGCGCATCCTCGTCATCGACAGCCAGGCCACCCGGGCCGAGCACCTGTGCGGGCTGCTGGAGTTCATGGACCTCAACCCGCGCTGGGCGTCCTGCCCCGGGGACGTGTCCACCAGCCGCCAGCGCCCCACCGACTGGATGGCGGTGGTGGTTGGATCACTGGACGATGCCGCGGCCGCGCGTGACTTCTTCAACTGGCTGGGCGCCGCCCCGGTGCCGCCGCCGGTGCTGCTGCTGGAGGGCGACACCGCCGGCTTCGCCGCCACCCACGGCCTGCACGAGGCCGGAGTCTGGCCGCTGGAGTCGCCGATCCGCCACGCCCAGCTGGAAGCCTGCCTGCGCCGCGCCAGCCTCAAGCGCCTGGACGCCGAGCAGCAGGGCACCGGCGCCGACGACGGCCCGACCGGCACCAGCCCGGCGGTGCAGCGCCTGCGCCGGATGATCGGCCAGGTCGCCCCGTTCGACACCACCGTCCTGGTGCTGGGCGAATCCGGCACCGGCAAGGAAGTGGTCGCCCGCACCATCCACCAGCAGTCGGCCCGCCGCGACGGCCCGTTCGTGGCCATCAACTGCGGCGCGATCCCGCCCGAACTGCTGGAAAGCGAGCTGTTCGGCCACGAGAAGGGCGCATTCACCGGCGCACTGAGCGCGCGCAAGGGCCGCTTCGAGATGGCCGAGGGCGGCACCCTGCTGCTGGACGAAATCGGCGACATGAGCCTGCCGATGCAGGTCAAGCTGCTGCGCGTGCTGCAGGAGCGCAGCTTCGAGCGCGTCGGCGGCAACCAGACCATCAAGTGCAATGTGCGGGTGATCGCCGCCACCCACCGCAACCTCGAGGACCGGATCGCCGAAGGCCAGTTCCGCGAGGACCTGTTCTACCGGCTCAACGTGTTCCCCATCGAGATGCCCGCCCTGCGCGAGCGCACCGACGACCTGCCGGCGCTGGTCGCCACCATCGCCGGCCAGCTGGCCCGCTCCGGCCGCGGCGAGATCCGCTTCGCCGACGCCGCCCTCGCCGCCCTCGCCGGCTACGCCTGGCCGGGCAACGTGCGCGAGTTGACCAACCTGGTCGAGCGCCTGGCCGTGCTCAATCCCGGTGGCCTGGTGCGCCTGGACGACCTGCCGGCGCGCTACCGCGCCCACGTCCCGGCCGGCGTGGAGCCGGTGCTCAAGGCCCCGGCCCAGGCCGTGGTCGCGACCGCCGTGCCCCCCCCGGCCCAGGCCGCCGCGCCGTCGCCCGCCGCCGCCAACGACGCCAACGAGCTGCCCGAGGACGGCCTGGACCTGCGCGAGCACATGGCCCAGATCGAGCTGAAGCTGATCCGCGCCGCGCTCGACCGCACCCAGGGCGTGGTCGCCCACGCCGCCCAGCTGCTCGGCCTGCGCCGCACCACCCTGGTGGAGAAGCTGCGCAAGTACGGGATCGACCGCGAGCACGCCGAACAGCTGGCCAGCTGA
- a CDS encoding flagellar basal body-associated FliL family protein has protein sequence MATAADRTPRNTPTSRPRDGGKLPLVITLVAVLVACGAGGGWYWSSRRAVAAEQAAAEAAKPKLPAQAQYLALEPPFVVNLNGGLDGPQYLQVEIQLMTRDNADLAELQRHAPAIRARLLMLLAQQTADGIANRAGKEALQAEALAEVRKLMRTETGKPCAEALLFTSFVTQ, from the coding sequence GTGGCCACCGCAGCCGACAGGACCCCCCGCAATACGCCGACCAGCCGTCCCCGCGACGGCGGCAAGCTGCCCCTGGTGATCACCCTGGTCGCGGTGCTGGTCGCCTGTGGCGCCGGCGGCGGCTGGTACTGGAGTTCCCGGCGCGCCGTCGCCGCCGAGCAGGCTGCGGCCGAAGCCGCCAAGCCCAAGCTCCCGGCGCAGGCGCAGTACCTGGCCCTGGAGCCGCCGTTCGTGGTCAACCTCAACGGTGGCCTGGACGGTCCGCAGTACCTGCAGGTCGAGATCCAGCTGATGACCCGCGACAACGCCGACCTGGCCGAGCTGCAGCGGCACGCGCCGGCGATCCGCGCCCGCCTGCTGATGCTGCTGGCCCAGCAGACCGCCGACGGCATCGCCAACCGCGCCGGCAAGGAAGCGCTGCAGGCCGAGGCCCTGGCCGAGGTGCGCAAGCTGATGCGTACCGAGACCGGCAAGCCCTGCGCCGAAGCCCTGCTGTTCACCAGCTTCGTGACCCAGTAA
- a CDS encoding flagellar hook-length control protein FliK: MNTSAVGALPGSPPQAPSPSSTPGRESGDGNAFARLLEGRPQPEGARPGKPVETGKASRVGADDRRQPGDGTGASDEASASAPEETLAAASDSDAGTDSDDMAEDGAGAEAAWPPPGLGWLLQPPAEPSVPATTGINPTATALGGDAATDADADAAPESVIGNGTALPRLGDTLQAGNGQSTSLQPAEGAGPELAPADQAGAGRGGDAARLLQQLQPTATTTDASAPAFVLPAAPANPVASAPALPAAPASLPTPQLNAPGFTEDVGAHVEWLAGQKLSHAVIRIAPQDLGPIEVRLQLDGERLSADFSSAQAEVRVALEQGMPRLREMLGQHGFELAHAGVGDGQAGDREAPPRGRHGATGELAADEPAPAPVRVLRRGLLDAYA, from the coding sequence GTGAACACGTCCGCCGTCGGTGCCCTGCCCGGCTCGCCGCCGCAGGCTCCTTCGCCCTCCTCCACGCCCGGACGCGAGTCCGGCGACGGCAATGCCTTCGCGCGCCTGCTCGAGGGCAGGCCGCAGCCGGAAGGCGCCCGTCCGGGCAAGCCGGTTGAAACCGGGAAGGCTTCGCGCGTGGGCGCCGACGATCGGCGCCAGCCGGGCGACGGCACCGGGGCCAGCGACGAGGCCAGCGCGAGCGCGCCGGAAGAAACCCTGGCCGCGGCCAGCGACAGCGACGCCGGCACGGATTCCGATGACATGGCCGAAGACGGCGCTGGAGCCGAAGCGGCCTGGCCGCCCCCCGGCCTGGGCTGGCTGCTGCAGCCGCCGGCGGAGCCCTCCGTACCGGCCACGACCGGCATCAACCCGACTGCCACCGCTCTGGGCGGCGATGCCGCCACCGACGCCGACGCCGACGCCGCGCCAGAGTCCGTCATCGGCAATGGCACCGCGCTGCCGCGCCTGGGCGACACGCTCCAGGCCGGCAACGGCCAGTCCACCTCCCTGCAACCCGCGGAAGGCGCCGGGCCGGAGCTGGCACCTGCCGACCAGGCGGGCGCCGGGCGCGGCGGCGATGCCGCACGTCTCCTGCAGCAGCTACAGCCGACGGCGACGACCACCGACGCCAGCGCCCCGGCCTTCGTGCTGCCGGCGGCCCCGGCGAACCCGGTCGCATCTGCCCCGGCCCTGCCGGCGGCTCCCGCCAGCCTGCCGACCCCGCAGCTCAACGCTCCCGGTTTCACCGAGGACGTCGGCGCCCATGTGGAATGGCTGGCCGGGCAGAAGCTCAGCCACGCCGTGATCCGCATCGCGCCGCAGGACCTGGGCCCGATCGAGGTGCGCCTGCAGCTGGACGGCGAGCGCCTGAGCGCCGACTTCAGCAGCGCCCAGGCCGAGGTCCGGGTCGCGCTTGAACAGGGCATGCCGCGCCTGCGCGAGATGCTGGGCCAGCACGGTTTCGAGCTGGCCCATGCCGGGGTCGGTGACGGCCAGGCCGGCGACCGCGAGGCCCCGCCACGCGGCCGCCATGGCGCCACCGGTGAGCTGGCCGCCGATGAACCTGCGCCGGCGCCGGTCCGCGTCCTGCGTCGCGGCCTGCTCGACGCCTACGCCTGA
- the fliJ gene encoding flagellar export protein FliJ, protein MMQSRRIDPLLRRAQEHEDAVARELAERQRAHELQESRLEELRRYAEEYASSQMTAISPAQLANRRAFLDRLESAVEQQTRNVDLSRQHLDAERARLLLASRDKQVLEQLAASYRAQERKVDERRSQREMDDLGARRVREAREARQEGEPQ, encoded by the coding sequence ATGATGCAGTCGCGCCGCATCGACCCGCTGCTGCGCCGGGCGCAGGAACACGAGGACGCGGTGGCCCGCGAGCTGGCCGAGCGCCAGCGGGCGCACGAGCTGCAGGAATCGCGCCTGGAAGAGCTGCGCCGTTACGCCGAGGAGTACGCCTCCAGCCAGATGACCGCCATCAGCCCGGCGCAGCTGGCCAACCGCCGTGCCTTCCTCGACCGCCTGGAAAGCGCGGTCGAGCAGCAGACCCGCAACGTCGACCTCAGCCGCCAGCACCTGGACGCCGAACGCGCGCGCCTGCTGCTGGCCAGCCGCGACAAGCAGGTGCTGGAACAGCTGGCCGCCAGCTACCGCGCCCAGGAACGCAAGGTCGACGAGCGCCGCAGCCAGCGCGAGATGGACGACCTCGGCGCGCGCCGCGTGCGTGAGGCCAGGGAAGCCCGGCAGGAGGGCGAGCCGCAGTGA